A genomic segment from Malaclemys terrapin pileata isolate rMalTer1 chromosome 1, rMalTer1.hap1, whole genome shotgun sequence encodes:
- the LOC128848335 gene encoding olfactory receptor 52E4-like, with the protein MSDSNTTDFTNPSTFILLGIPGLEASHVWISIPFCAIYAIAIFGNFTILFIVKIEPSLHAPMYYFLCMLAVTDLALSTSTVPKMLSIFWFNSREIDFSACLTQLYFIHCFSAMESGILVAMALDRYVAICDPLRHSTILTSPVVGKIGLAVVLRSSILVLPNPFLARRCPYYRTNIIPHTYCEHMSMVKLACADIRVNNYYGFSLIFLITGVDVFFIALSYTQILRAIFSLPTKDTWVKTFWTCSSHLFATLAFYIPSLFSILTHRFAQNVPLHFHILMANMSILVPPMLHPIIYGFKTKQIRDRLLWLFTHKGPKVFS; encoded by the coding sequence atgtcagattccaacacaaccgacttcaccaacccctccaccttcatcctgctgggcattcctggcctggaggcatcccatgtctggatctccatccccttctgtgcAATATATGCCATAGCCATCTTcgggaacttcaccatcctctTCATCGTGAAGATAGAGCCAAGCCTGCATGCACCCATGTATTATTTCCTGTGCATGCTGGCTGTCACTGACCTGGCCCTGTCTACATCCACCgtgcccaaaatgctgagcatcttctggttcaattctaGGGAAAtcgatttcagtgcctgcctcacccagctgtacttcattcactgcttctCAGCAATGGAATCTGGGATCTTGGTGGCCATGGCTTTGGATCGTTACGTGGCCATCTgtgatcccctgagacattccaccatcctgacaagCCCCGTGGTGGGCAAGATAGGTCTGGCTGTGGTACTACGCAGCAGCATACTCGTTCTACCCAATCCCTTCCTGGCGAGGCGGTGCCCCTATTacagaaccaacatcatcccccatACCTACTGTGAGCATATGTCCATGGTGAAGTTGGCCTGTGCTGACATCCGTGTCAATAATTACTATGGCTTCTCTCTGATATTCCTCATCACTGGTGTGGATGTGTTTTTTATTGCCCTGTCCTATACACAGATTCTCAGGGCGatcttcagcctccccacaaaggacACCTGGGTGAAGACTTTTTGGACTTGCAGCTCCCACCTGTTTGCCACCTTAGCCTTTTACATCCCATCTCTCTTCTCCATCCTCACACACCGGTTTGCCCAGAATGTGCCCTTGCATTTCCACATTCTCATGGCCAACATGAGCATTCTGGTGCCCCCCATGCTACATCCCATCATCTATGGTTTCAAGACCAAACAGATACGAGACAGGCTGCTCTGGCTCTTTACTCATAAAGGACCGAAAGTTTTCTCCTAG